A window of the Fusarium poae strain DAOMC 252244 chromosome 3, whole genome shotgun sequence genome harbors these coding sequences:
- a CDS encoding hypothetical protein (BUSCO:24789at5125), protein MTYILCLAHYCDLHGPTPLMVTEGLPASCTVCFEDGTEHANDRSRTSPHASSTALNEALKNLDLARSTSVPASEQDAQAQRAKLLRNSSSNTGANASAIDTPPESPRPAPPHPRRDSSFRRTYDETVTKKQGPCDNCAMTLPRQQAGTNSPQLANNARGPTLRTRAPAERVFGASGQASPPNSQTSSDTDGERDEDPRAPRHRVTPSVSSRNTSRSSKSGGTGNSTAAERTPFHLHYVDYTSTHAPVLPDSFSLIRASCLRTLSFETLPRAPSTANPTSPVMTTSPAFVTTQSAGSAVTGGPIFFGDANAGYTTAYIFRIPDVHARGHKRVYAFLALSTHRERLAMKTFAVVSTAFRDFATWIQQLAEAEAERAAENSPIGNSIYGGGYAPTQPPVESSGGTDRNGSSFLTGGSGFTRRMGGGPGASAPKARGLAEIVGQPDIFIELHRRFVHLLFEVGVTLSS, encoded by the exons ATGACATATATT CTATGTCTTGCTCACTACTGCGATCTCCATGGCCCGACACCTTTGATGGTCACTGAGGGCCTACCAGCATCATGCACCGTATGCTTTGAAGACGGTACAGAACATGCCAATGACCGATCGCGAACCAGCCCGCATGCTTCCTCGACCGCCCTCAACGAAGCCTTGAAgaaccttgaccttgcccgGAGCACGTCGGTGCCAGCTTCTGAGCAAGATGCTCAGGCGCAACGCGCAAAGCTATTGCGAAACTCCAGCTCGAATACTGGCGCAAACGCAAGTGCAATCGATACACCTCCCGAAAGCCCTCGACCAGCTCCTCCTCATCCCCGTCGCGATTCGAGTTTCCGAAGAACTTACGATGAGACGGTCACTAAGAAGCAAGGGCCTTGCGATAATTGCGCAATGACCTTGCCGCGACAGCAGGCGGGAACGAATAGTCCTCAACTAGCAAACAACGCCCGGGGGCCAACATTGCGCACGCGTGCGCCTGCAGAACGGGTTTTCGGTGCTTCGGGTCAGGCATCACCTCCCAATTCGCAAACCTCGAGCGATACGGATGGGGAGCGGGACGAGGACCCTCGCGCTCCTCGTCATCGAGTGACACCCTCAGTCAGCTCACGCAACACTTCGCGATCAAGCAAAAGTGGTGGTACAGGCAATTCGACCGCGGCCGAACGGACACCCTTCCACCTCCATTATGTCGACTATACATCTACCCACGCTCCGGTCCTACCCGACTCTTTCTCCCTTATCCGTGCTTCTTGCTTGCGCACTCTATCCTTCGAAACTTTGCCTCGGGCTCCTTCTACAGCAAACCCTACCTCGCCCGTCATGACTACTTCCCCGGCCTTTGTTACGACACAGAGCGCCGGCTCGGCTGTCACAGGCGGCCCCATCTTTTTCGGCGATGCCAACGCTGGTTACACGACGGCTTACATCTTCCGTATTCCTGATGTACACGCACGTGGTCATAAGCGAGTGTATGCCTTCTTGGCGTTGAGTACTCACCGAGAGCGCTTGGCTATGAAGACATTTGCCGTGGTTTCGACAGCGTTCCGTGATTTCGCTACATGGATCCAGCAACTGGCTGAGGCCGAGGCCGAGCGAGCGGCCGAGAACTCTCCTATTGGCAATAGCATCTATGGGGGTGGCTATGCACCTACACAACCACCTGTCGAATCCTCTGGAGGCACAGATCGCAATGGCAGCAGCTTTCTGACAGGTGGTAGCGGGTTCACCCGACGCATGGGTGGCGGACCTGGTGCCTCGGCCCCTAAAGCTCGCGGCCTCGCGGAGATTGTTGGACAGCCTGATATCTTCATCGAGCTACACCGACGTTTCGTTCACCTGCTTTTTGAAGTCGGTGTTACTTTGAGCTCGTAA
- a CDS encoding hypothetical protein (BUSCO:24870at5125), giving the protein MGDVAVENPATQVAPHKRAAHSAIPTIDNFEGVSTDGGDDYANLKKLQRQLEYIQLQEEYIKDEQRSLKRELVRAQEEIKRIQSVPLVIGQFMEAIDQNTGIVQSSTGSNYVVRILSTLDREKLKASSSVALHRHSNALVDILPPEADSSIAMLGADEKPDVTYADVGGLDMQKQEIREAVELPLTHFDLYKQIGIDPPRGVLLYGPPGTGKTMLVKAVANSTTANFIRVVGSEFVQKYLGEGPRMVRDVFRMARENSPAIIFIDEIDAIATKRFDAQTGADREVQRILLELLNQMDGFDQTANVKVIMATNRADTLDPALLRPGRLDRKIEFPSLRDRRERRLIFSTIASKMSLAPEVDLDSLIVRNDPLSGAVIAAIMQEAGLRAVRKNRYNIIQTDLEDAYSSQVKGTGEENKFDFYK; this is encoded by the exons ATGGGTGACGTCGCTGTCGAAAACCCAGCAACCCAGGTGGCGCCTCACAAGAGGGCCGCGCACTCGGCCATTCCCACCATTGACAACTTCGAGGGCGTTTCGACCGATGGGGGAGATGATTATGCGAACCTGAAGAAACTTCAGAGACAACTAGA GTATATTCAGCTACAAGAGGAGTATATCAAGGATGAGCAAAG GAGTCTCAAGCGTGAGCTGGTGCGAGCtcaagaagagatcaagcgaATTCAAAGTGTCCCACTAGTGATCGGCCAGTTTATGGAGGCCATTGACCAAAA TACTGGTATCGTTCAGTCTAGCACTGGATCCAACTATGTCGTCCGAATCCTTTCCACCCTCGACCGcgagaagctcaaggcttCCTCCTCGGTTGCCCTCCACCGACATTCCAACGCCctcgtcgatatcctccCTCCCGAGGCCGATTCCTCCATTGCCATGCTTGGCGCAGACGAGAAGCCTGATGTGACATACGCCGATGTCGGTGGTCTGGATATGCAGAAGCAGGAGATCCGTGAAGCTGTCGAATTACCCCTGACACACTTCGACCTCTACAAGCAGATCGGTATCGACCCTCCTCGCGGTGTTCTTTTGTACGGTCCTCCTGGTACCGGCAAGACTATGTTGGTCAAGGCCGTCGCCAACTCGACCACCGCCAACTTCATCCGAGTTGTTGGTTCTGAGTTCGTCCAGAAATACTTGGGTGAAGGACCCCGAATGGTCCGAGACGTTTTCCGTATGGCTCGCGAAAACTCACCcgccatcatcttcatcgacgAGATTGACGCAATCGCCACCAAACGATTCGATGCTCAAACTGGTGCCGATAGAGAAGTCCAGCGTATTCTTCTTGAGCTACTCAACCAGATGGATGGTTTCGACCAGACTGCTAACGTCAAGGTCATCATGGCCACCAACCGAGCTGATACTCTGGATCCCGCCCTCCTCCGACCCGGACGTCTCGACCGAAAGATCGAATTCCCCTCGCTTCGAGACCGTCGTGAGCGACGTCTTATTTTCTCCACCATTGCTAGCAAGATGAGTCTAGCTCCCGAGGTTGATCTCGACTCGTTGATTGTCAGAAATGATCCTCTGTCAGGTGCTGTCATCGCTGCTATTATGCAGGAGGCAGGTCTCCGTGCCGTCCGTAAGAACCGATACAACATTATTCAGACCGATCTCGAGGATGCCTACTCAAGCCAGGTCAAGGGTACGGGCGAAGAGAACAAGTTCGACTTctacaaataa